One window of Microbacterium sp. 1S1 genomic DNA carries:
- a CDS encoding ABC transporter ATP-binding protein, giving the protein MIALDGVRRDYSSEVAIGPVDLRIPTGGITALIGPNGAGKSTLLTMIGRLNGMDAGAIEIAGLDVATTKSKDLAKVVSILRQENHFVTRLTVRQLVGFGRFPHSRGRLTKVDEEVISQAIDFLDLGTLEGRYLDELSGGQRQRAYVAMVLAQDTEFVLLDEPLNNLDMRHAVQMMKHLRRAAEELGRTIVIVLHDINFAGHYADHICAMKDGRVVEFGTPAEIMTDDVLSRVFDTPVQVVDGPSGPLAVYY; this is encoded by the coding sequence GTGATCGCACTCGACGGCGTCCGCCGTGACTACAGCAGCGAGGTCGCGATCGGCCCCGTCGACCTCCGCATCCCGACCGGCGGGATCACCGCACTGATCGGACCGAACGGGGCGGGCAAGTCGACGCTCCTGACGATGATCGGGCGGCTCAACGGGATGGACGCCGGCGCCATCGAGATCGCCGGCCTCGACGTCGCCACGACGAAGTCCAAGGACCTCGCCAAGGTGGTCTCGATCCTGCGCCAGGAGAACCACTTCGTGACCAGACTCACGGTGCGTCAGCTCGTGGGCTTCGGACGCTTCCCGCACTCCCGGGGACGCCTGACGAAGGTCGACGAGGAGGTCATCAGCCAGGCGATCGACTTCCTCGATCTGGGGACGCTCGAGGGACGCTACCTCGACGAGCTTTCGGGCGGGCAGCGGCAGCGGGCCTACGTGGCCATGGTCCTCGCCCAGGACACCGAGTTCGTGCTGCTGGACGAGCCCCTCAACAACCTCGATATGCGGCACGCGGTGCAGATGATGAAGCACCTGCGGCGGGCGGCCGAGGAGCTCGGGCGCACGATCGTCATCGTGCTGCACGACATCAACTTCGCCGGGCACTATGCCGATCACATCTGCGCCATGAAGGACGGCCGCGTGGTGGAGTTCGGCACCCCGGCCGAGATCATGACGGACGACGTGCTGAGCCGCGTCTTCGACACCCCGGTGCAGGTCGTGGACGGCCCGTCCGGCCCGCTCGCCGTCTACTACTGA
- a CDS encoding GNAT family N-acetyltransferase, with translation MTISHTVGGFILTDEKDASRYTLTRDGKLVSVLDYRDDGHTVALTRAYTVPAFRGNGYAGKVVEGAVADIAERGDRKVDAVCWYVAEWFAAHPERAGLLRTR, from the coding sequence ATGACGATCTCGCACACCGTCGGCGGCTTCATCCTGACCGACGAGAAGGACGCATCGCGATACACGCTCACGCGCGACGGGAAGCTCGTCAGCGTGCTCGACTACCGGGACGACGGACACACCGTCGCCCTCACCCGGGCCTACACCGTCCCGGCATTCCGCGGGAACGGATACGCGGGGAAGGTGGTCGAGGGGGCCGTCGCCGACATCGCGGAGCGTGGCGACCGCAAGGTCGACGCCGTCTGCTGGTACGTGGCGGAGTGGTTCGCCGCCCACCCCGAGCGGGCGGGGCTCCTCCGCACGCGCTGA
- a CDS encoding iron chelate uptake ABC transporter family permease subunit, with translation MTATEAARTARSAGAFTTPRARRRYIVVLVVLGVIAVGSAFGLLAWDNPLPVGTAGFWRIAQHRATAVVVMALVAVAQAVATVSFQTVTNNRIITPSIMGFESLYRVVQTTTVYLFGVAGLVAIQGVGQFALQVLIMVGLAVLLYGWLLSGRYGNLQIMLLVGIVIGGGLGAIATFMQRLLTPSEFDVLAARLFGNVSNADPSYLPLAIPLVITASLLLWLRSRRLNVLALGPDASRSLGLDHRREQFLVLTLVAVLMATSTALVGPMTFLGFLVATLAYQFADTHDHRLIFPVAVLTAFSILAGAYFVMKNVFYAQGMVSILIEIVGGTVFLIVILRKGRL, from the coding sequence ATGACGGCGACGGAGGCCGCGCGGACGGCGCGCTCGGCCGGGGCGTTCACGACCCCGCGGGCGCGACGCCGATACATCGTCGTGCTGGTGGTCCTCGGCGTGATCGCCGTGGGCTCCGCGTTCGGTCTTCTCGCCTGGGACAACCCCCTGCCCGTCGGCACGGCCGGATTCTGGCGCATCGCTCAGCATCGCGCGACGGCCGTCGTCGTGATGGCGCTCGTCGCAGTCGCGCAGGCCGTCGCCACGGTCAGTTTCCAGACGGTCACGAACAACCGGATCATCACGCCCTCGATCATGGGGTTCGAGTCGCTGTACCGCGTCGTGCAGACCACGACCGTGTACCTCTTCGGCGTCGCAGGGCTGGTGGCGATCCAGGGTGTCGGTCAGTTCGCCCTCCAGGTGCTCATCATGGTCGGGCTCGCCGTCCTGCTCTACGGGTGGCTCCTCTCCGGCCGTTACGGCAACCTCCAGATCATGCTGCTCGTCGGCATCGTGATCGGGGGCGGTCTCGGCGCGATCGCGACCTTCATGCAGCGGCTGCTCACCCCGAGCGAGTTCGACGTGCTCGCCGCCCGGCTGTTCGGCAATGTCTCCAACGCCGACCCGTCGTACCTCCCGCTCGCGATCCCCCTCGTCATCACGGCGTCCCTCCTGCTGTGGCTGCGCTCCCGACGATTGAACGTGCTGGCGCTCGGTCCCGACGCGTCGCGGTCGCTCGGGCTCGACCACCGCCGGGAGCAGTTCCTCGTCCTGACGCTCGTCGCCGTGCTGATGGCCACCTCGACGGCCCTGGTCGGGCCGATGACCTTCCTCGGCTTCCTCGTGGCGACACTCGCCTACCAGTTCGCCGACACGCACGACCATCGGTTGATCTTCCCGGTCGCCGTCCTCACCGCGTTCTCGATCCTCGCGGGGGCGTACTTCGTCATGAAGAACGTCTTCTACGCGCAGGGCATGGTGTCGATCCTCATCGAGATCGTGGGCGGCACCGTGTTCCTCATCGTCATCCTCCGAAAGGGCAGACTGTGA
- a CDS encoding DNA-3-methyladenine glycosylase family protein, with protein sequence MTLATAPATAGAVHAEAPRETTYRPPHPLDLRRTVGMLRRGGTDPTMLFDGPVIWRAVRTPQGASTLALRMSGDEVKATAWGPGAEYALALVPALCGASDDPSGFDPSRHPLIAEAARRHPGVRLARTDEVFDALACAILEQKVTSMQAFGAWRYLVSRFGDPAPGPTPRPMAVAPTAAQWRRIPSWAWHRAGVEPPQSKTIVRAAERGDRIAAAVRAAPTGPDRDRVLTSLPGVGVWTAAETRIRALGDPDAVSVGDYHLAHEVGHALTGHRTDDAGMIELLAPWAGHRQRVIRLIFASGVVEPRRGPRLAPEDHRRR encoded by the coding sequence ATGACCCTCGCCACCGCCCCTGCGACGGCGGGCGCCGTCCACGCGGAGGCTCCGCGGGAGACCACGTACCGCCCGCCGCATCCGCTCGATCTCCGGCGCACCGTCGGCATGCTCCGCCGCGGCGGCACCGACCCGACGATGCTGTTCGACGGTCCGGTCATCTGGCGGGCGGTCCGCACCCCCCAGGGTGCGTCGACGCTCGCCCTGCGGATGTCCGGGGACGAGGTGAAGGCGACCGCCTGGGGGCCCGGAGCCGAGTATGCGCTCGCGCTCGTCCCGGCACTGTGCGGCGCCTCCGACGATCCTTCCGGGTTCGATCCCTCGCGGCATCCTCTCATCGCCGAGGCCGCCCGGCGCCACCCCGGCGTCCGGCTCGCGCGGACGGACGAGGTCTTCGACGCGCTCGCCTGCGCCATCCTCGAGCAGAAGGTGACCTCCATGCAGGCCTTCGGTGCCTGGCGGTACCTCGTATCGCGCTTTGGCGACCCGGCACCGGGGCCGACGCCGCGACCGATGGCCGTTGCTCCCACAGCAGCGCAGTGGCGACGCATCCCGTCCTGGGCGTGGCATCGCGCCGGGGTGGAGCCGCCGCAGTCGAAGACCATCGTGCGGGCGGCGGAACGCGGCGACCGCATCGCGGCTGCCGTGCGGGCCGCCCCGACCGGCCCTGACCGCGACCGCGTGCTCACGAGCCTGCCCGGAGTCGGCGTCTGGACGGCCGCGGAGACGCGCATCCGCGCCCTCGGCGACCCCGATGCCGTCAGCGTGGGCGACTACCATCTGGCGCACGAGGTCGGGCACGCTCTCACCGGACACCGCACGGACGACGCGGGAATGATCGAGCTGCTCGCCCCCTGGGCCGGACATCGCCAGCGCGTCATCCGCCTCATCTTCGCGAGCGGCGTCGTCGAACCGCGACGAGGACCCCGGCTCGCCCCGGAAGACCACCGACGGCGCTGA
- a CDS encoding iron chelate uptake ABC transporter family permease subunit: MTSSLLTSAPRASARLFDTKLLIGVVVVAALLALSLFTGVYDIAGADDGAQMFQITRVPRTIALVLAGAAMAMAGLVMQLLTQNRFVEPTTTGTTEWAGLGLLTVMVLVPQPSLPLRMAGAVLAAFVGTMVFFAFLRRVALKSSLIVPIIGIMLGAVVGAITTYFALVTNSLQIIGVWFAGSFTSVMRGQYEMLWIVAVIGVIVFLVADRLTIAGLGEEIATNVGVDYNRMILLGTALIAVTTGVVTVVVGNLPFLGLIVPNIVSMVRGDDLRSNLPWVCLLGIAIVTVCDIIGRTIIMPFEVPVSLILGVVGAVVFVLLLLRQRRRG, encoded by the coding sequence ATGACCTCTTCTCTCCTCACCTCGGCACCGCGGGCGTCCGCACGGCTGTTCGATACGAAGCTGCTCATCGGCGTCGTCGTCGTGGCGGCGCTCCTGGCGCTCTCGCTCTTCACGGGGGTGTACGACATCGCCGGTGCGGACGACGGCGCGCAGATGTTCCAGATCACGCGCGTCCCCCGCACGATCGCACTCGTGCTCGCCGGCGCCGCGATGGCGATGGCCGGCCTCGTGATGCAGCTGCTCACCCAGAACCGCTTCGTCGAGCCGACCACCACCGGGACCACGGAGTGGGCCGGGCTCGGGCTCCTCACCGTGATGGTGCTCGTGCCGCAACCGTCCCTTCCGCTGCGGATGGCCGGCGCCGTGCTCGCCGCGTTCGTCGGGACGATGGTGTTCTTTGCCTTCCTTCGCCGCGTCGCGCTGAAGTCGTCGCTCATCGTGCCCATCATCGGCATCATGCTGGGCGCGGTGGTCGGCGCGATCACGACCTACTTCGCGCTCGTCACGAACTCCCTGCAGATCATCGGCGTCTGGTTCGCTGGCAGCTTCACGTCGGTGATGCGCGGACAGTACGAGATGCTGTGGATCGTCGCGGTCATCGGCGTGATCGTGTTCCTCGTGGCCGACCGGCTGACCATCGCCGGGCTGGGGGAGGAGATTGCCACCAACGTCGGGGTGGACTACAACCGGATGATCCTGCTCGGCACTGCTCTGATCGCGGTGACGACGGGTGTGGTCACCGTCGTCGTCGGCAACCTTCCCTTCCTGGGACTGATCGTCCCGAACATCGTCTCGATGGTCCGCGGCGACGACCTGCGCAGCAACCTGCCGTGGGTGTGTCTGCTCGGCATCGCCATCGTCACCGTCTGCGACATCATCGGCCGGACGATCATCATGCCGTTCGAAGTGCCGGTGTCGCTGATCCTCGGTGTCGTCGGCGCTGTCGTGTTCGTGCTCCTCCTCCTTCGGCAGCGTCGTCGTGGCTGA
- a CDS encoding DIP1984 family protein: MRLAEALAARADLQRRIEQLRARIVANARYQEGEEPAEDAAALIEEADAALIRLQGLIRRINVTNARLDLGADGTMTDALAARDVLRLRHSVLADAAAAASGASEPYLRQMRSELRQVSALPVAALRARADVVAQELRELDNRIQQANWSNDLEEESGSR; the protein is encoded by the coding sequence ATGAGACTCGCCGAAGCCCTCGCCGCCCGCGCCGACCTGCAGCGCCGCATCGAGCAACTGCGGGCGCGCATCGTCGCGAACGCCCGCTATCAGGAGGGCGAGGAGCCAGCCGAGGACGCTGCCGCGCTGATCGAGGAGGCGGACGCCGCGCTCATCCGGCTGCAGGGGCTGATCCGTCGTATCAACGTCACGAACGCCCGCCTCGATCTCGGCGCGGACGGGACGATGACCGACGCGCTCGCCGCGCGGGACGTGCTGCGCCTACGCCACTCCGTGCTCGCGGACGCGGCGGCCGCGGCCTCGGGGGCCAGCGAGCCGTACCTGCGCCAGATGCGTTCGGAGCTGCGGCAGGTGTCGGCGCTCCCCGTCGCCGCGCTGCGTGCGCGGGCCGACGTCGTCGCCCAGGAGCTCCGAGAGCTCGACAACCGGATCCAGCAGGCGAACTGGTCGAACGACCTCGAGGAGGAGAGCGGAAGTCGGTAG
- a CDS encoding siderophore-interacting protein, with product MSDTKSGFSIERRGLELRFRNVTLSAREWLAPDFVRVRLSGPDLAGFDSPGSDDHMRLFFPSGPVDSVEELRAAPSREYTPLAWGDDWLDVEFAVHGDQGVAAPWAAKAPLGSTIGVGGPRGAAVLTGEPGSWLLVGDETAIPAIRRFSALIPEGAPARIVIETVSAGREVEIDAPVPVEWLHRGEAPAGSALIAFLDALTADDLVGDDPFVFIAAEQSIVKPGRALLARWGVDSANAVVKGYWKRGEAEYHAPH from the coding sequence ATGAGCGATACGAAATCCGGTTTCTCGATCGAGCGTCGCGGCCTCGAGCTGCGCTTCCGCAACGTCACGTTGAGCGCCCGCGAGTGGCTCGCCCCGGATTTCGTGCGCGTTCGCCTGTCCGGGCCGGACCTCGCCGGCTTCGACTCCCCCGGCTCCGACGACCACATGCGGCTCTTCTTCCCGAGCGGCCCCGTGGACTCGGTGGAGGAGCTGCGCGCCGCCCCGAGCCGCGAGTACACGCCGCTCGCCTGGGGAGACGACTGGCTCGACGTCGAGTTCGCCGTGCATGGCGACCAGGGCGTGGCCGCGCCGTGGGCCGCGAAGGCCCCGCTCGGGTCGACCATCGGCGTCGGCGGGCCGCGCGGCGCCGCCGTCCTCACCGGAGAGCCAGGATCCTGGCTCCTCGTCGGCGACGAGACCGCGATCCCCGCCATCCGCCGCTTCTCCGCCCTCATCCCCGAGGGCGCCCCCGCACGCATCGTCATCGAGACGGTGTCGGCCGGCCGCGAGGTCGAGATCGACGCTCCGGTGCCGGTCGAGTGGCTGCACCGCGGCGAGGCGCCTGCCGGCTCCGCGCTGATCGCCTTCCTCGACGCCCTCACCGCGGACGACCTCGTCGGAGACGACCCGTTCGTGTTCATCGCCGCCGAGCAGTCCATCGTGAAGCCCGGCCGGGCCCTGCTCGCACGCTGGGGCGTGGACAGCGCGAACGCCGTCGTGAAGGGCTACTGGAAGCGCGGCGAGGCCGAGTACCACGCACCCCACTGA
- a CDS encoding exonuclease SbcCD subunit D — MRILHTSDWHIGRTFHGNATMDALAEVLDALTAQVREHAVDVVVVAGDVFDSATPSAAAYTLLGDALVALHETGARVVVTSGNHDSAARLGFQARLLRDGIHVLTDPLAVGTPVTIDDIHGPVHFFGIPYLEPAIVRQHWPEGDVEGRQLRTQAQTMTHAMTLVRAGMQAHEGRSVAVAHCFAAGVEPTEGLEREVRQGGLDVVPLRAFDGPDYVALGHIHGRQQVSERVRYAGAPLHYSFGEQHKPRGSWLVHLDADGLAGVEWLDLPVPRRLVTLTGSFDEILSAENIAAHADAWVCAVYTDSVPQTEPMRRLREAYPHCAMVQHQPAVVGEERDRSYGERLRSAVTDADRIEAFLEHVRAGQGATEVERELIREVLDDRVRAEALV; from the coding sequence ATGCGGATCCTGCACACCTCGGACTGGCACATCGGCCGGACGTTCCATGGCAACGCGACCATGGACGCGCTGGCCGAGGTGCTCGACGCCCTGACGGCTCAGGTCAGGGAGCACGCGGTCGACGTCGTGGTCGTCGCCGGCGATGTGTTCGACTCCGCGACGCCGTCCGCCGCCGCGTACACGCTGCTCGGTGACGCCCTCGTCGCTCTGCACGAGACGGGCGCGCGGGTGGTCGTCACCAGCGGTAACCACGATTCCGCCGCGCGTCTGGGGTTCCAGGCTCGGCTCCTGCGTGACGGCATCCACGTCCTGACCGACCCCCTCGCGGTCGGCACCCCGGTCACGATCGACGACATCCACGGGCCCGTGCACTTCTTCGGGATCCCCTACCTGGAACCCGCGATCGTCCGCCAGCACTGGCCGGAGGGCGACGTCGAAGGGCGACAGCTGCGCACGCAGGCGCAGACGATGACGCACGCGATGACCCTCGTCCGCGCGGGCATGCAGGCGCACGAGGGCCGATCGGTTGCGGTCGCCCACTGCTTCGCCGCGGGGGTGGAGCCGACGGAGGGCCTGGAGCGCGAGGTGCGGCAGGGCGGGCTCGACGTCGTCCCCCTCCGCGCGTTCGACGGCCCCGACTACGTCGCGCTGGGTCACATCCACGGACGCCAGCAGGTGAGCGAGCGGGTGCGGTACGCGGGTGCTCCGCTGCACTACAGCTTCGGTGAGCAGCACAAGCCGCGGGGCTCCTGGCTCGTCCACCTGGATGCCGACGGCCTCGCGGGTGTCGAGTGGCTGGACCTCCCCGTACCGCGTCGCCTGGTCACCCTGACGGGTTCCTTCGACGAGATCCTCTCCGCAGAGAACATCGCCGCGCACGCTGACGCCTGGGTGTGCGCCGTCTACACCGACTCCGTGCCGCAGACCGAGCCCATGCGGCGGCTGCGCGAGGCATACCCGCACTGCGCCATGGTGCAGCATCAGCCCGCGGTGGTCGGGGAGGAGCGTGACCGGTCGTACGGCGAGCGACTGCGCTCCGCGGTGACCGATGCCGACCGCATCGAGGCGTTCCTCGAGCACGTGCGCGCCGGCCAGGGAGCAACCGAGGTCGAGCGCGAGTTGATCCGCGAGGTGCTCGACGACCGGGTCCGCGCGGAAGCCCTCGTCTAG
- a CDS encoding winged helix-turn-helix domain-containing protein: protein MSNSALLERPAVTAATRTARPAESPAPLAPAGADLPAVRSPRGFALYVGLDEIKAAEAGVSLPLLVDALRRTLAELAPGAETHATVALAPHGSGGRDLDVVRLALQEPGAVARTKAAAEEETTPEESGVTVDISRKRVLIDGESAAFTYKEFELLQYLVLREGRTIERSELVAALWQAQDDETPGERTIDVHVRRLRAKLGRYEDIVRTVRGIGYRFDRHADVVIRYGHGTPSPDRF, encoded by the coding sequence ATGTCGAACTCCGCCCTTCTCGAGCGTCCCGCCGTCACCGCCGCGACCCGCACCGCCCGTCCCGCCGAGTCGCCGGCACCGCTGGCCCCTGCCGGCGCCGACCTTCCCGCCGTCCGCTCCCCCCGCGGCTTCGCGCTCTACGTCGGCCTGGACGAGATCAAGGCCGCCGAGGCCGGCGTGAGCCTGCCGCTGCTCGTCGACGCCCTCCGCCGCACGCTGGCCGAGCTCGCGCCCGGCGCCGAGACCCACGCCACCGTCGCTCTGGCCCCGCACGGCTCCGGAGGCCGCGACCTCGACGTCGTGCGCCTCGCCCTGCAGGAGCCGGGGGCGGTCGCCCGCACCAAAGCTGCCGCCGAGGAGGAGACGACACCGGAGGAGTCCGGAGTGACCGTCGACATCTCCCGCAAGCGCGTCCTCATCGACGGCGAGTCCGCGGCCTTCACGTACAAGGAGTTCGAGCTGCTGCAGTACCTCGTCCTCCGCGAGGGCCGGACGATCGAACGGAGCGAGCTCGTCGCGGCGCTGTGGCAGGCCCAGGACGACGAGACGCCCGGCGAGCGCACGATCGACGTGCACGTGCGCCGGCTGCGCGCGAAGCTCGGTCGTTACGAGGACATCGTCCGCACGGTCCGTGGCATCGGCTACCGCTTCGACCGTCACGCCGACGTCGTCATCCGGTACGGGCACGGCACCCCGTCGCCCGACCGCTTCTGA
- a CDS encoding siderophore ABC transporter substrate-binding protein, with amino-acid sequence MSVPRTLTVPSVALVGLLALSGCASGGEAEPAATTAESGTVTIEDNTGTHEIATPPTSVVALDNRTFQTLSDWGVELSAGAVSLMPETVSYAKDEDIVDVGLHTEPDLEAIVAADPDLIISGQRFTQHNEAIADLVPDATIIDLEPRDGEPFDEELKRQTTTLGEIFGKQDEAEKLVEEFDAAVDRAKAAYDDADTVMAVNTSGGQIGYLAPTVGRSLGPIYDMLGLTPALQVDDATDDHQGDEISVEAIAASNPDWILVLDRDAVFAAETPDYVQAAEIIESSEALAGVTAVKDDQIVYMPTDTYLNESIQTYTTFLNDLADALEKSADK; translated from the coding sequence ATGTCCGTGCCCAGAACTCTCACCGTCCCGAGCGTCGCTCTCGTCGGACTGCTCGCCCTCTCCGGCTGCGCATCCGGCGGCGAAGCCGAACCGGCAGCGACGACGGCGGAATCGGGGACCGTGACCATCGAGGACAACACCGGCACGCACGAGATCGCGACGCCGCCGACCTCGGTCGTCGCTCTGGACAACCGGACCTTCCAGACCCTCTCCGACTGGGGCGTCGAGCTCTCCGCCGGTGCGGTCTCCCTCATGCCGGAAACGGTGTCGTACGCGAAGGACGAGGACATCGTCGACGTCGGCCTGCACACCGAGCCCGACCTCGAGGCCATCGTCGCCGCCGATCCCGACCTCATCATCAGCGGCCAGCGGTTCACTCAGCACAACGAGGCCATCGCGGACCTCGTCCCTGACGCCACGATCATCGACCTGGAGCCCCGGGACGGCGAGCCGTTCGACGAGGAGCTCAAGCGGCAGACCACCACCCTGGGCGAGATCTTCGGTAAGCAGGACGAGGCCGAGAAGCTCGTCGAGGAGTTCGACGCCGCCGTCGACCGCGCGAAGGCGGCCTACGACGACGCCGACACCGTCATGGCCGTGAACACCTCGGGCGGCCAGATCGGCTACCTCGCCCCGACGGTCGGCCGCTCGCTCGGCCCGATCTACGACATGCTCGGCCTCACCCCGGCGCTGCAGGTCGACGACGCGACCGACGACCACCAGGGCGACGAGATCTCGGTCGAGGCGATCGCGGCATCGAACCCCGACTGGATCCTCGTGCTGGATCGCGACGCCGTGTTCGCCGCGGAGACGCCCGACTACGTCCAGGCCGCGGAGATCATCGAGAGCTCCGAGGCGCTCGCGGGCGTGACCGCGGTGAAGGACGACCAGATCGTCTACATGCCCACGGACACCTACCTCAACGAGAGCATCCAGACGTACACGACGTTCCTCAACGACCTCGCTGACGCGCTCGAGAAGAGCGCCGACAAGTAA